From the Candidatus Peribacteria bacterium genome, one window contains:
- a CDS encoding bifunctional 5,10-methylenetetrahydrofolate dehydrogenase/5,10-methenyltetrahydrofolate cyclohydrolase, which produces MSARILSGTDLANKILTSLKPMVKKLDPKLVIIQIGNDPASDSYIRKKLQSCDDIGMRREHLHFDASVTFDELMKTIRTLNEDDDVTGYILQLPLPQMLQENEPLLFREIDPYKDIDGFTAYNLGKMFLSSDFEHLPPATPAGIISLLEQNGIEIEGKCAVVVGASNIVGKPLGTMLVNRNATLIQCHKFTHDLRSYTLQGDIVISAAGKANLITADMIKPGAVVIDVGMNRVGDTLVGDVDFENVKDVASAITPVPGGVGPMTVASLLQNCIRAKERQLERKS; this is translated from the coding sequence ATGTCCGCCCGCATTCTTTCCGGCACCGATCTTGCAAACAAGATTCTCACCTCGCTGAAACCGATGGTAAAGAAGCTGGACCCGAAGCTGGTGATTATCCAGATCGGCAACGATCCGGCGAGCGACAGTTACATCCGTAAAAAACTCCAGAGCTGTGATGACATCGGTATGCGCCGCGAGCATCTTCATTTCGATGCAAGTGTCACGTTTGATGAGCTGATGAAAACAATCCGTACTTTGAATGAGGATGATGATGTGACCGGTTACATTCTGCAATTGCCGCTTCCGCAGATGCTCCAGGAGAATGAGCCCCTTCTGTTCCGGGAGATTGATCCGTACAAAGACATTGACGGCTTTACTGCGTACAATCTCGGGAAAATGTTTCTCTCCAGTGACTTCGAACATCTTCCGCCTGCGACTCCTGCAGGAATTATTTCTCTTCTTGAACAGAACGGCATTGAGATCGAAGGAAAATGTGCAGTGGTTGTCGGCGCCAGTAATATTGTTGGCAAGCCCCTTGGGACCATGCTCGTAAATCGCAATGCAACACTGATCCAGTGTCACAAATTCACACATGACCTGCGCTCATACACGCTCCAGGGCGATATCGTCATTTCCGCAGCAGGAAAAGCAAATCTTATTACTGCAGATATGATCAAACCCGGCGCTGTCGTGATTGATGTGGGTATGAACAGAGTCGGCGATACACTTGTCGGCGATGTTGATTTTGAAAATGTGAAAGACGTAGCAAGCGCAATCACTCCTGTGCCGGGCGGAGTCGGCCCGATGACTGTTGCCTCACTTCTGCAAAATTGCATCCGCGCGAAAGAGAGACAGCTGGAAAGAAAGTCCTGA
- a CDS encoding sortase, with protein MIPSHDANHRATVDSDGNIILPGARPHDPKEEMFRAVRTEQSFNDMEEGLWYSAELEKSLTLPWTAVEDTEHDTAQMLTVSEEIVEATPEKEYEEEPVRSVIHDPIAAMLAGTDENFSEEEVADAAHVWNDVRGQMFAVTNDLLSEGSRQYQASIVDSIQASRTILASCKNGTIRLWSFLTQPVWVPGRKNEPKQYGRGTLFLLDTVRFGGTFASLFVVLFVSLNFQSFWSIAQSYVTPLTDVTSGKQLADATDSLSEKLKHVPSLAVAGGDGGDLTAFLPEVGPPENRLIIPKLNLNVPIEVPSNADLLKEDWAALEEDIQSALQDGVVHYPGTARPGQAGNFFVTGHSSYFPWAPGKFKSIFARLGELNVGDEYWVYYGGDKFRYVIEGKKEIRPSDVSVLDQPVSKRTATLMTCTPVGTTLRRLIITAQEVDPTTGKPMEVGEHRKENDAPKTKMGTLPI; from the coding sequence TTGATACCTTCACATGACGCCAACCACCGGGCCACAGTCGACAGCGACGGGAATATTATTCTCCCGGGCGCCCGCCCGCACGACCCGAAAGAAGAGATGTTCCGTGCTGTGCGTACAGAGCAATCCTTCAATGATATGGAAGAAGGTCTCTGGTATTCCGCAGAGCTGGAAAAAAGCCTGACGCTCCCGTGGACTGCAGTTGAAGATACGGAGCACGATACGGCGCAGATGCTTACAGTCTCCGAGGAGATCGTTGAAGCGACTCCCGAGAAAGAATACGAAGAGGAACCGGTCCGCAGTGTCATTCATGATCCGATTGCGGCAATGCTTGCAGGGACGGATGAAAATTTCAGTGAGGAAGAAGTCGCGGATGCAGCACATGTCTGGAACGATGTACGCGGCCAGATGTTTGCAGTGACCAATGATTTGCTGTCGGAGGGCTCACGTCAGTACCAGGCAAGTATTGTGGATAGTATTCAGGCGAGCCGCACGATCCTCGCGTCCTGCAAGAACGGAACAATCCGTCTGTGGTCTTTCCTGACACAGCCTGTGTGGGTTCCGGGCAGAAAGAACGAACCGAAGCAGTACGGCCGCGGCACACTTTTTCTGCTCGATACTGTCCGTTTCGGCGGCACATTTGCCTCACTCTTTGTGGTCCTGTTCGTATCACTCAACTTCCAGAGCTTCTGGTCGATTGCACAGTCGTATGTGACTCCTCTTACAGACGTTACGTCCGGCAAACAGCTGGCAGATGCAACAGATTCACTCTCAGAAAAGCTCAAGCATGTCCCCTCTCTTGCAGTCGCAGGAGGTGATGGCGGTGACCTGACGGCATTTTTGCCGGAAGTCGGCCCGCCGGAAAACCGATTGATTATCCCGAAACTCAATCTGAATGTCCCGATTGAAGTGCCGTCAAATGCTGATCTCCTCAAAGAAGATTGGGCTGCGCTGGAAGAGGATATTCAAAGCGCGCTGCAGGACGGTGTTGTGCACTATCCGGGCACCGCACGTCCGGGGCAGGCGGGAAACTTCTTTGTAACCGGTCATAGCTCTTACTTCCCATGGGCACCTGGTAAATTTAAATCGATCTTCGCACGCCTTGGCGAATTGAATGTCGGTGACGAATACTGGGTCTACTACGGCGGTGATAAATTCCGCTACGTGATTGAGGGTAAAAAGGAAATCAGACCAAGTGATGTTTCGGTACTGGATCAGCCGGTCAGCAAGCGCACAGCGACTCTGATGACCTGTACGCCCGTTGGAACAACCTTACGCCGTCTGATTATCACCGCGCAGGAAGTGGATCCGACGACGGGCAAACCGATGGAAGTCGGCGAGCATCGCAAAGAAAACGATGCACCGAAGACGAAGATGGGAACACTGCCGATTTAA
- the atpG gene encoding ATP synthase F1 subunit gamma — MGRNLRDIRQKIKATKSTKQVTKALEMVSGAKMRRAVQNAQQLRRYALHAWRILQSVGKIHVQDHPFLARHPVKKVLAIMFTSDRGLCGSLNAQVFRTSNQYLQGLEKLSSFEKIDYITVGRKGNLFLLRQNKNVIATFPALSNHPTFKDVLPIARLAEQSFLSGEYDHVVLLYTDFISPLVQETAVKVLLPFSRSEMRDMVTNMLLNRRISKEQKEMNEEPVEDVLEYKFEPSKEEVLNTILPQLTEIQIFQAVLESVASEHSARMIAMRSATDNASDIIDDLTLMYNQTRQTNITAELSELSASKAALD; from the coding sequence ATGGGACGAAATCTCCGCGATATCCGGCAGAAAATTAAGGCGACCAAGTCGACCAAGCAGGTCACGAAGGCACTGGAAATGGTGTCTGGAGCCAAAATGCGCCGTGCCGTCCAGAATGCCCAGCAGTTGCGCCGTTACGCTCTCCATGCGTGGCGCATTCTACAATCTGTTGGAAAGATTCACGTGCAGGATCATCCGTTTTTGGCCCGCCATCCAGTTAAGAAAGTACTGGCTATCATGTTTACCTCGGATCGTGGTTTGTGTGGAAGCCTGAATGCTCAAGTGTTCCGTACATCCAATCAGTATCTGCAGGGCCTGGAAAAGCTCTCCAGTTTTGAAAAGATCGATTACATTACCGTCGGTCGCAAAGGGAATCTCTTTTTGCTCCGTCAGAATAAAAACGTGATTGCGACCTTCCCGGCGCTCTCCAACCACCCGACATTCAAAGACGTTCTGCCCATTGCACGTCTGGCCGAGCAGAGCTTTCTTTCCGGTGAATATGATCACGTCGTGCTGCTCTATACCGATTTCATCTCGCCCTTGGTGCAGGAAACCGCAGTGAAGGTCCTCCTTCCATTCTCCCGCAGCGAAATGCGCGATATGGTCACAAACATGCTCCTGAACCGCCGCATTTCCAAGGAGCAGAAGGAAATGAATGAAGAGCCGGTGGAAGATGTTTTGGAATACAAATTCGAGCCGTCCAAAGAAGAAGTGCTCAACACTATTCTTCCGCAGCTTACCGAAATTCAGATTTTCCAGGCCGTGCTTGAATCCGTTGCCTCCGAACACTCCGCCCGCATGATCGCCATGAGAAGCGCCACCGATAACGCATCGGATATCATCGATGATCTGACACTGATGTATAACCAGACACGTCAGACCAACATTACGGCAGAACTCTCGGAACTCTCAGCCAGTAAGGCTGCGTTGGATTAA
- the atpA gene encoding F0F1 ATP synthase subunit alpha: protein MSLSNALLKTLDERIAQYKPDIKHEHVGTVVQVGDGIAKIRGLSKIGSSEMIDFGNGIFGSALNLEEDTIGAVIFGDFSQVKEGDTVKATGQILSVPVGEALIGRVVSPLGEVKDGGPEIKTTKMYPVEKIAPGVIERQSVGVPMQTGITAIDAMIPVGRGQRELIIGDRQTGKTAVAIDTIINQKKTQNTDRPVICVYVAIGQKESKVAKIVADLRKNGAMDYTIVVSSSASESAALAYIAPFAGTAMAEYFVDQGKDVLIVYDDLSRQAWAYRQISLLLRRPPGREAYPGDVFYLHSRLLERAVCLDEKHGGGSLTALPIIETQAGNISDYIPTNVISITDGQIFLESDLFYKGVRPAVNVGTSVSRVGSAAQRKSMKKVAGRLRLDLAQFRELAAFSQFGSDLDVATRKQLDRGARLTELLKQGQYMPYSVGEQVSMLYVAVNGLLDRVPVAEVKAFSDTFLEFLNKKHFSLLEILDKEMTPEAEEQLKRLIGAFVEEKYPTPVEVVDPKTAKKPAV, encoded by the coding sequence ATGAGTCTCAGTAATGCTCTTCTCAAGACGCTCGATGAGCGCATCGCTCAATACAAGCCCGACATTAAACACGAACACGTGGGCACAGTCGTGCAGGTGGGTGACGGTATCGCGAAAATCCGCGGCCTCTCCAAAATCGGATCATCTGAAATGATCGATTTCGGCAATGGCATCTTCGGAAGCGCACTGAACCTCGAAGAAGACACCATTGGTGCTGTTATCTTCGGAGACTTCAGCCAGGTGAAGGAAGGAGACACAGTGAAGGCCACAGGCCAGATTCTGTCTGTGCCGGTAGGGGAGGCATTGATCGGACGTGTGGTTTCTCCGCTCGGAGAAGTGAAGGACGGCGGCCCGGAAATCAAGACGACGAAAATGTATCCGGTCGAGAAAATCGCTCCGGGTGTTATCGAACGTCAGTCTGTCGGTGTACCGATGCAGACAGGAATCACGGCTATCGACGCCATGATCCCGGTCGGACGCGGACAGCGCGAGCTCATCATTGGTGACCGTCAGACAGGGAAAACTGCCGTCGCCATCGATACCATCATCAACCAGAAAAAAACCCAGAACACCGATCGCCCCGTCATCTGTGTGTACGTCGCCATCGGTCAAAAAGAATCCAAGGTGGCAAAGATTGTTGCGGATCTCCGCAAGAACGGCGCCATGGACTACACGATCGTTGTGTCATCCTCCGCTTCTGAATCCGCAGCTCTTGCGTACATCGCTCCGTTCGCGGGCACTGCGATGGCCGAGTACTTCGTGGATCAGGGCAAAGATGTACTGATTGTGTACGATGATTTGTCCCGCCAGGCTTGGGCTTACCGCCAGATTTCTCTGCTGCTGCGCCGTCCACCAGGACGCGAAGCGTATCCCGGAGACGTGTTCTACCTCCACTCCCGCCTCCTCGAGCGTGCGGTGTGTCTGGATGAAAAGCACGGCGGGGGATCGCTGACAGCTCTTCCGATTATCGAAACACAGGCCGGAAACATTTCCGACTACATCCCGACCAACGTGATTTCCATCACCGATGGTCAGATTTTCCTGGAATCCGATCTCTTCTATAAAGGAGTTCGTCCGGCTGTAAACGTCGGAACATCGGTGTCCCGTGTGGGATCTGCTGCCCAGAGAAAGTCGATGAAGAAAGTGGCAGGACGTCTGCGTCTCGATTTGGCGCAGTTCCGTGAACTTGCTGCATTCTCGCAGTTCGGTTCCGATCTGGATGTTGCAACCCGTAAACAGCTGGATCGTGGTGCCCGTCTGACAGAATTGCTGAAGCAGGGGCAGTACATGCCGTACTCTGTCGGTGAACAGGTCTCCATGCTCTACGTAGCAGTCAACGGCCTGCTGGATCGCGTTCCTGTAGCGGAGGTAAAAGCATTCTCCGATACCTTCCTGGAATTCCTGAATAAGAAGCACTTCTCTTTGCTGGAAATCCTCGATAAAGAAATGACGCCGGAAGCAGAAGAGCAGTTGAAGAGACTGATTGGTGCATTCGTGGAAGAAAAGTACCCGACGCCGGTTGAAGTCGTCGATCCAAAGACTGCAAAAAAGCCCGCAGTCTAA
- a CDS encoding DUF5671 domain-containing protein, with protein MTQLKDFIAHARKKGMDHSTIRMLLLSAGWKEKDIAEAVTEESLDMPIPLPTDGGGARDAFFHLLTFVSLYTTVISTIILFFTYINHLFPDAALEQYPTDTTWMGSTIRWSIAAIIVSYPLFIWISRILVKEMSTHTEKAVSGVRRWLTYFTLFVTASALMGDVITLIFYLLEGELSIRFLLKVFVVLAVAGTVFLYYFLSLRTQPKTTQASGLNKLFLTIATAIVGVAVVWGIVLAGSPGAERERKFDDRRVEDLRAIQNEITNIAYGNKPIRPDAPVVAIPKTLQEISDQAVYQKLNLTDPETGASYIYNVQSATKYQLCATFSFERDLSYDIFWNHPAGEHCFDLDAAETTR; from the coding sequence ATGACTCAATTAAAAGACTTTATCGCCCACGCGCGCAAGAAAGGAATGGATCATTCGACCATTCGCATGCTTCTTTTGTCCGCCGGATGGAAGGAAAAGGACATTGCGGAGGCTGTCACCGAAGAAAGCCTCGATATGCCGATTCCGCTCCCGACTGACGGAGGAGGTGCCCGTGACGCTTTTTTCCATCTGCTGACCTTCGTATCGCTGTATACGACTGTCATCAGCACCATCATCCTGTTTTTCACGTACATCAACCACCTATTCCCGGACGCAGCACTTGAGCAGTATCCGACGGATACCACATGGATGGGCTCAACCATCCGCTGGTCTATTGCCGCTATTATCGTGTCCTACCCGCTGTTCATCTGGATCTCACGGATTCTGGTGAAAGAAATGAGTACACACACGGAAAAAGCAGTCAGTGGTGTGCGCCGCTGGCTCACCTATTTCACATTGTTTGTGACCGCCTCTGCGCTGATGGGTGATGTAATCACCCTCATTTTCTATCTCCTCGAAGGAGAGCTCTCCATTCGATTCCTCCTCAAGGTCTTTGTTGTTCTTGCCGTTGCAGGCACTGTCTTCCTCTATTACTTCCTGTCACTGCGCACACAGCCAAAGACTACGCAGGCATCAGGCCTGAATAAGCTTTTCCTCACGATTGCAACCGCGATTGTTGGTGTTGCTGTCGTCTGGGGCATTGTCCTCGCAGGATCGCCAGGCGCTGAGCGCGAGCGCAAGTTTGATGACCGCCGTGTCGAGGATCTGCGTGCTATTCAGAATGAAATCACGAATATTGCCTATGGCAATAAGCCAATACGCCCGGACGCTCCCGTTGTTGCTATTCCAAAGACACTTCAGGAAATCAGCGACCAGGCAGTCTATCAGAAATTGAACCTGACTGATCCGGAAACAGGCGCTTCTTACATTTATAACGTTCAGAGTGCCACTAAGTATCAGCTCTGTGCCACGTTCTCCTTTGAGCGCGATCTCAGTTACGACATCTTCTGGAACCATCCCGCAGGCGAACACTGTTTCGACCTGGATGCAGCAGAAACCACTCGGTAG
- the tmk gene encoding dTMP kinase: MRGRFIVLEGPDGSGTTTHAALLAERLKEKGDDVLLTQEPTDGPIGAFIRAQLAVGAIPADALQMLFSADRAWHVAEGILPALESGKTVISDRYALSTLIYGEALGLDVKWLDNMNKNFIQPDLQILALPSFETCMERVNGRGSKDMLESQDSLQRRVYDGYVRSMQTLALPMVDTTGAQELVADDILRLVTLS; encoded by the coding sequence ATGCGTGGCAGATTTATAGTTCTTGAGGGCCCCGACGGAAGCGGTACGACAACACATGCTGCCCTGTTGGCGGAGCGTTTGAAGGAAAAAGGTGACGATGTTCTCCTGACCCAGGAACCCACCGATGGCCCCATTGGTGCTTTTATCCGTGCGCAATTGGCAGTGGGAGCTATCCCGGCTGACGCTCTGCAGATGCTTTTTTCTGCAGACAGAGCGTGGCATGTGGCCGAAGGCATTCTTCCGGCACTGGAAAGCGGCAAAACTGTTATTTCTGACCGCTATGCACTATCCACGCTGATATACGGCGAAGCACTCGGATTGGATGTGAAATGGCTGGACAATATGAACAAAAATTTTATACAACCAGATCTGCAGATTCTAGCGCTCCCCTCTTTTGAAACCTGTATGGAGCGTGTAAACGGCCGGGGGAGCAAAGATATGCTGGAGAGTCAGGATTCCCTGCAGCGACGTGTCTACGATGGGTATGTGCGCAGTATGCAGACGTTGGCACTGCCGATGGTCGATACAACCGGCGCACAGGAGCTTGTGGCGGATGACATCCTGAGACTCGTCACACTGTCGTAA
- the mnmA gene encoding tRNA 2-thiouridine(34) synthase MnmA, which translates to MKILVALSGGIDSSVVAHMLKEQGHELVGVRFTLWTDPLAPSIAQILPSKCCNAQTASRARATAMTLGIPYHIIDLEKEFKEEVVDPFLDGFRKGLTPNPCIRCNRTIKFGKLLEIMKEYGCEKLATGHYARVATEECNDGTVRRLLLEATDSTKDQSYYLYGLTQEQLSVVMFPLGGMQKSDVYGLAAHFGVPFDEEYRESQDLCFFPEKSPAEFLKRYLPDAIEPGRIVRKDGTVVGTHAGLPLYTIGQRRGLGIGGLTIPLEVVSKNVETNELIVDEQGAQRINGVELEHIHWVSWQPPEHEPTTFECRVRSLSARKNGTLTYTGNKGVFSFSGHENLIAPGQSLVLYRGQEVVGGGVMTQGV; encoded by the coding sequence ATGAAAATTCTCGTTGCCCTCTCTGGCGGAATAGACAGCAGTGTCGTCGCACACATGCTCAAAGAACAGGGGCACGAACTGGTCGGTGTTCGCTTCACGCTGTGGACTGATCCGCTCGCGCCAAGCATTGCACAGATTCTCCCCAGCAAGTGCTGTAACGCTCAGACAGCATCAAGGGCACGCGCGACGGCGATGACGCTCGGCATTCCGTATCACATCATCGATCTTGAAAAAGAATTTAAGGAAGAGGTCGTTGATCCGTTTCTGGATGGCTTCCGGAAAGGTCTGACCCCGAATCCCTGTATCCGCTGCAACCGCACCATCAAGTTCGGGAAGTTGCTTGAAATTATGAAAGAATACGGCTGCGAGAAACTTGCGACCGGACATTACGCCCGCGTTGCGACGGAGGAGTGTAACGATGGAACAGTCAGGCGTTTGCTACTGGAAGCGACCGACAGTACGAAAGACCAGAGTTATTATCTGTACGGACTCACACAGGAACAGCTGTCCGTGGTGATGTTCCCGCTCGGCGGCATGCAGAAAAGTGATGTGTACGGACTCGCTGCACATTTTGGCGTTCCGTTTGATGAAGAGTATCGCGAGAGTCAGGACCTGTGTTTCTTCCCGGAAAAATCTCCCGCAGAATTCCTGAAGCGCTATCTCCCGGATGCCATTGAACCAGGACGTATTGTCCGGAAGGACGGGACAGTTGTGGGAACACATGCAGGATTGCCGCTCTATACGATTGGACAGCGTCGTGGACTTGGCATTGGTGGACTGACCATTCCGCTGGAAGTTGTATCCAAAAATGTGGAGACGAATGAACTGATTGTTGATGAGCAGGGCGCACAGAGAATTAACGGCGTAGAGCTCGAACATATTCACTGGGTGTCGTGGCAGCCGCCTGAGCATGAACCGACAACCTTCGAGTGCCGTGTGCGTTCGCTGTCTGCCCGCAAAAATGGAACATTGACGTATACTGGAAATAAGGGTGTATTTTCTTTTTCCGGCCACGAAAACCTCATTGCCCCCGGTCAGTCATTGGTCCTTTACAGAGGCCAGGAAGTCGTCGGAGGTGGCGTTATGACGCAGGGTGTCTAA
- the prfA gene encoding peptide chain release factor 1, producing MIEQLKTLAQEYDSLQASLQQEAVYNDPAKVASISKKLASLETAHRLYEEYRKCEQSLKDTTEMKQDPEMHSLAVEEETQITKKLKELEAEIQVALVPKNEIDERNAILEIRAGTGGEEASLFAAELMRMYLRFAETQGWTTELIDKSDTDGGGVKEVIMKIGGADVYGHLKFEAGVHRVQRIPATENKGRVHTSAASVAVLPEAEETDIVIRAEDLRIDTYRSGGAGGQHVNKTDSAVRITHIPTGVVVSSQNERSQIKNRAYCMNVLRTRLFAAQEEKRASELGNLRSSQIGTGDRGEKIRTYNFPQDRLTDHRINQSFHNLPGIMEGDIGEIINALRAYETEMLMKGAQE from the coding sequence ATGATCGAGCAGCTAAAAACACTGGCACAGGAATACGATTCGTTGCAAGCCTCCCTGCAACAGGAAGCCGTGTATAACGATCCTGCAAAAGTTGCTTCTATCAGCAAAAAACTTGCCTCCCTTGAAACCGCACACCGCCTCTATGAAGAGTATAGGAAGTGCGAACAGTCTCTGAAAGACACAACGGAGATGAAACAAGATCCGGAGATGCACAGTCTCGCAGTCGAAGAAGAGACGCAGATCACGAAGAAGCTGAAAGAGCTGGAAGCGGAAATACAGGTGGCACTCGTTCCGAAAAATGAAATCGATGAGCGCAACGCCATTCTGGAAATCCGTGCAGGAACAGGAGGGGAAGAGGCATCACTGTTTGCGGCGGAATTGATGCGCATGTATCTCCGTTTTGCAGAAACGCAGGGCTGGACAACGGAACTGATTGATAAATCCGATACGGACGGCGGCGGCGTGAAAGAAGTGATTATGAAAATAGGAGGAGCCGATGTGTATGGACACCTGAAATTTGAAGCGGGTGTTCACCGTGTGCAGCGTATTCCTGCGACAGAAAACAAAGGACGCGTACACACGTCCGCAGCATCTGTTGCGGTGCTGCCCGAAGCGGAAGAAACGGATATTGTCATCCGAGCGGAAGACCTGCGTATTGATACCTACCGTTCCGGTGGGGCAGGGGGTCAGCACGTGAATAAAACAGATTCTGCTGTTCGTATTACGCACATCCCGACCGGTGTTGTGGTGAGCAGTCAGAACGAACGTAGCCAGATTAAAAACCGTGCGTATTGTATGAATGTTCTGCGCACCAGACTTTTTGCGGCACAGGAAGAAAAGCGCGCGTCTGAACTCGGGAATCTCCGTTCGTCACAAATCGGAACCGGAGATCGCGGGGAAAAAATCCGTACGTACAATTTTCCGCAGGATCGCCTGACGGATCACCGCATCAATCAGAGTTTCCATAATCTCCCGGGAATTATGGAAGGGGATATTGGTGAAATTATCAATGCTCTGCGTGCATACGAAACAGAGATGCTGATGAAAGGAGCACAGGAATAA